From Falco naumanni isolate bFalNau1 chromosome 4, bFalNau1.pat, whole genome shotgun sequence:
CAGCCACCGCGTCATCCACCGCGACCTCAAGCTGGGCAACCTTTTCCTCAGCGACGACATGGAGGTGAAGATCGGTAGGTGCCCGTGACATgccaccctgccagcccccggTGGGCTCCCCAGCCCCGGAGACCAGCTGTCCTGGGTGGCTCCAGTCACACCCCATCTCTCGCAGGTGACTTTGGCCTGGCCACCAAAGTGGAGTACGATGGCGAGCGCAAGAAGACCCTGTGTGGAACCCCCAACTACATTGCTCCAGAGGTCCTGGGCAAGAAGGGGCACAGCTTCGAGGTGGACATCTGGTCCATTGGCTGCATCATGTGAGTCAAAAGGCCTCTTGCGTGGCCATGGGGCTGGTGGTCCTGGTGGTCCCAGCGGTCCTGGTCTTGTTGGCCCCTCTGTGTTGCTTTGGGGAGGGCATTCTCTGGAGCACCTACCCTGGCtgaccctgctgccagccagcatgCAACCTGTGCTGTGCTCGGCACACACAGGGATGTGTGCAGGATGATCTGCTATGCTGTTTGGCTCTCCCGAGGTATTTTCCAAAAGCCCACACTTCTGAATTGGAAATTTCCCCAGAGGGTATGAGATTCCGGCTTCCCTTTTCAGGGGCAGGAACCAGGCACAGTACACACAGCTGTCTGCACTGCTGCATGTCCAGTGCCAAGTGTGTTCCCTCTGCCAGTAAAGTCCCAGGATGTGCTTAGCCCAGGGCCACTTCTGCGCACAGGTCTTGGAGTCCCTTTTGTAAAACTGACACCCTTTTGTCTGTAAACGTGCAGGTACACTCTGCTGGTCGGGAAACCACCTTTTGAAACTTCTTGTCTAAAAGAAACCTACCTCCGAATCAAGAAGAATGACTATACTATTCCCAAGGTATGGTGCTTCCCACGGGTGGATCCGTTCACCTCGCAGCGCTTCTCTGTCAGCCTTCTGCTGTGCCATCCTGCTTCTGGCACTTAACGGGCTCTCACATAATGGTGAAATGGCTCTTATCATGGTGTGTGAGGGCTAACGGTTGGACTtatccaacctaaatgattctgtgaaggGGATGTTTCAGTCTATGGTGGAGTAAACCTGTAGGGCCAGCTTCTTggggagccagcagctccccacccTGTAGTCCAGCAAAAATCCAAGCTGAGCACTTGGCACATGATGTTAAATGGACATGCTCAAATCTGTGAGGTCTGGGCCAGGTCCCCAGCTCATCCCACTGCTGTTGATTTTGTCTTGCTGAAGTCAGTTGATTTTAGGCCTTGCATGCTGTTAGGAGACAGCTCTCCATGCCTGCCCAATTCTGTTTCCTCAGCTTGCATCCTGCTTGCTTGAGACAGCACAGGAGCTCTGCTCCAAGCAGAACTTCCCCTGCAGGTTGTGTATCCAATGCATTTGCCACTAGTACATGTTGTTCCCTGACCCTTGTTTCTCAACTCTGCCTGTCACCTCTTAGCACATCAACCCCGTAGCTGCTAACCTCATCCAGAAGATGCTGAGGTCTGACCCTGCCACGCGCCCAACTATTGACGAGTTGTTGAGTGACGAGTTCTTCACATCGGGATACATCCCCAGCCGCTTGCCCACCAGCTGCCTCACCATTGCACCTAGATTTTCAATTGCTCCCAGTGGACTTGAACTGAACGGGCGAAAGCCGCTGACCGCACTTAACAAAGGTAAGTGCAAGTGTCCAGAGGTGAGACTgggctgcagtgctggatgAGAGCCTGCCTGGCTTCCCACACCATCCAGAGCCATCAACGGGGAATGTGGTGCTCCCTTGCCTCCTCTTGTTGTTATGAGCACCTGGGACATTTTGTGAGTGAGAGGGGTCTCCTCACTCTTTGCCCAGAACCAAAGCAGGGAGAAAGTGCCACCGCTAGCTTTAGCTATATGGTATGTAATGTGTTTCCTATAGCCAGGGTACAATGTAAACCTGATGCCTTTAGAAGCCTACTCCCTCATCACGCCTCAACGCTATTCTCTTTCCTGGCCCAGGACCAGACAGTCCTGCACCAGAGAACTTGCCTGAAAAAGAAGATGCAGCTAGACTGCGGGAGCCGGGAGATGCTATTGACTGTCACTTAGCTGACATGTTGCAGCAGCTGACTGCGGTCAACTCATCCAAGCCCTCTGAGAGACTGGCAGTGAGACAAGGTGAGTCTGAGGACAGCCCCACAGGCGCTGGCCCTCCTGGATAACTTGCTGCTTTGTCATTCTGATGCTGTTGTCTGAGGTGAGGGACCAGCATGCCTCTGTTTCAAACTGGAAGGCTGAGAAGTGATGTAGTAGCTACTTACCTTTCTTATGGTATCGCTTGCTTGCTGAGGTGTGCAGGGTGGTGTGAAACATCTTCTGAcaaattccttttctctttgcagaagAAGCTGAAGACCCAGCCTGCATTCCCATCTTCTGGGTTAGCAAATGGGTGGACTACTCGGATAAATATGGTCTAGGTAAATAACAGGGGAGCAATACTTCAGCCTTTTCTAGTTTTTGAAGAGGCTGGGGGAAGCTTGGGTTTGGGCATTGTGTAGGTCTGGTTCTTTAGTCACAGTATTCCAGTGCATGTGTGTCCAAGGCTCTGTCAGGAACGTTGCCAAATACCCACGGAATCAGAGTAGTGGTCACTGAACATCAGCCCTGGCCACTTTACTGTGGAAGATGGCTACCTGCTGCAGAGATGGCTGGCCTCGCTCCCCAGTGAGCGTGTGTACCCACTGTGGCAGTTGCAAGTTGCTTCTGCAGCAGGTGATGCAATAAGGGAGGATGACGGATCCAGAGGAGGAAAAGTGCCACCCGGACCTCCGCAAAGAAGACTCTTCAGACCTGGCAGGGACTTGGTGGGGTGGTTGTCAGGGAACCCCTAGATGATACAGCATTCTACCTTTGTGTTTCACATAACCGGTGGTATCTGAAGGCCTAACGGGCTCCCTTTCAAACTAGGCTACCAGCTGTGTGACAACAGTGTGGGAGTTCTCTTCAATGACTCCACTCGTCTTATTATGTACAATGATGGTGACAGCTTGCAGTACATTGAGCAAAACAGCAATGAGTCCTACTTCACTGTGAGATCCTACCCCTCTGCCTTGAACAAGAAGGTCAgtcctggggcaggagctgttGCTGGAGGGTGGCTACTCCTGGTGAGAGACTTGCCAGCCTTGTTGGACTGCTTTGGGCACGGGTGGGTTCCAGGGAGAAACATCTGTAACTTGGGGGCACTGGCATTCTGCAGGCTTCCTCTTGGCTAGTAAAATGTGGCCATGAGGGCAGACACTGGCAGCTCTAACTGTTTATTTCTAGTTGCTATCTGAGGCTCATTTATTAGCAGTTTAGCAGAAATAAGTGCTCACAAGACTTTTATGTACTGTTCAACAAAGCAAGTCTGAAGTATCACAAACCCAGTTAACTTTGAGCATGAGAATTCACACCAGTCTGTGCAGTGATGCATCACTCTAGGATGGTGATAGCAGCCCCTGTGCTCCCACATAGCCGGGGTCATTTCAGCCTGTCTGCTCACAGCCTTTCCCATCTGTAGATAACACTATTGAAATACTTCCGGAACTACATGAGCGAGCACTTGCTGAAGGCGGGTGCTAACATCACGCCACGGGAAGGAGATGAGCTGGCCCGTTTACCCTACCTCTGCACGTGGTTCCGGACCCGCAGCGCCATCATCCTGCACCTCAGCAATGGCACCGTGCAGATCAACTTCTTCCAGGTCAGGCTGCTGCTCTTGAGTTTTCCAGGGCTGTagctccagctgctgaacaAGCCCCACTCCACACAGTGCTGCATGCAAGGCAGCAGCGGGGTAGAACTTGAGCCGAGACTGCCCAGTGAACCAAGCAGCGGGAGGCTCCTTGCTCCCCTTGCCGGGTACATAAGCCACCCAGACACTTCTTGCTTGTGAAGGGGCAGTGTCCTTTAGCAGGAGGAGGGCTGCTGCACAGTCTTGGGTTGCAGCAGTCTTGAGCTGGCTGGCCAGATCACTTTATTCCCCTTTGCTGCAATCTGTGAACAAATGCTGTGGCATGGTGCTTTGTCAGCATGCTTCTGGGATGCCCCAAGTGCTGCTGAGGTGGTTCATCCTGAGGAAATGCAGTCCCCAAGGAGGAGAGTGTTCAGGGTGACCATGTGTTCTCTCCCCACAGGACCACACAAAGGTCATCTTGTGCCCTCTCATGGCTGCTGTCACATACATAGATGAGAAACGGGACTTCCGCACATACAAGCTGAGCCTCATCGAGGAACACGGATGCTGCAAGGAGCTGGCCAGCCGGCTCCGCTATGCTCGCACCATGGTGGAAAAGCTCCTCAGTTCCAAGTCTGGGTCAGCCTGTGTGAAATCCTCTGCTTAAATCTTGTTTTTAATGGACTCAGTATCTGTGCCAAACTGTTCCAGCTGTGGTGGGGAGGGCTAGTAGCATCCCTGCTCATGCTGTAACCTCGAGTTACGCAGCTGGGCTCCCACTCCTGGGTATGGGCTGGTTGCCATGAGAGAAGCCCCTGATGCTGTGGGAATGGTGTTGTTCACTGACTGGTACCCAAAGGTTTCTTGCTCCCCACTCCTAATAGactattttttaattgcatacctactcttttttttttttttttttacttcccaaAGCCAAAAGCCTGACTCAAAAACTACCCCTCTTGTTTGAGGCTCCTGGGCCTTCTCTTGAGAGAACAAAGTATGGGGAGAGCAGAACTGTCACGTAAGTTATTTGTACGTGTCTGTGCTGGTGCTCTAGTAGAAATTCAGGTAACATATTTAACATGCCTAGGGTGGTGAGACTAAGGAATTGGCcttttaatactgaaattaatCTACATGAAACATAAAACTTTTGTATATTGCATAACTTGATTAAATGTAACTTGCTGCCGCATCTAGCCTGTCGTGGTTCCCTTTGGCTTGCTgtgcaggaggaagcagcacCTTGCCTATGGCTCACGCTCCAAGCAAGAGCTGTTCTCTTCATTCATCAGCTTGTGCTCTCTGCTCGATTGCCTTTAGTAACAGCCTCTGCATGAGCTGAGCCCTGGACTTGCTCCTCACTCAGCTCCAGCTCTTTACACAGAGCAACAGGGCAATGGTGGCGGATCATGATAGGAAGTGGGAGGGAGTCAGAGTTGTTCTGGGAGATGTTTGTTGTAAGCAGAGAAAAGTGGGGTAGCTGTTGTTTGTGCTGATctccccagctgggctgcagatGAGGAGACCCTGAGGCTATTACAGATGTACTGTGTATATCGCTGTATGCTGTACTAGCTATACTGGTACCTGTAGGTTAATGACCCATCTTCCCATTTCCTAGTTGATTGGCTCTACTTACTATAAGGAAGATGCCTGCAAATATGACTATAGAATTAGCAAGTCAGCTACTGTAACAGACTTTTGCAGGAGCCCAGTAACTTACCTTGGGTTTCCCCCACCAttgctggctgccagcaagCACCTCCTGGTGCTCTCAGGccagtttatttttaaggaggACAAGCTTTCTAGTTTGTTTGGTTGAgtttttttataatattatGTATAAAATGCTTTAGGCCATACAGgattctgaaaagaaactggaTACCAACCCAATGTTACCTGTGTAACAAAATCCCACACCTCAGCACCCAGAGGAATCTGACCGTACAAAATCATTGCTGTTCAAAAATGAAGCCTTGCTGAGGGGCTCCAGCTGCCACGCTGGCTCCCAGGCTGCCCACGGCCCCCGTACCAGCAGGAAAGGCCACGGGCAGGAGGGGTTTCCCTGCCATTGTGTCCTGCAACAACTGCTGAGCAAACTGCTCAGGGCTCCTGGGCGTGGGACTAATGGGGGGGCTCTGGCCTGGCATAATTacaagctgctgctggccaacAGGGAGAAAACCTTTTTCTCAGCCCTGCTGAGATTAAAAACTTCATTCTCAGGGTTGTGCTGGAGGCCCCAACCACGCTGCCTTGCCCTCAGCAGCCCTGATGCAAATAGCAGGTCCAGGCCCTGGGGTGGCTGCAAGAAGCTGACCAGTACGTCAGCTGGGTGCATCAGCCCTGGCCACAGCCATGCTGGACACCTGCTCCAAGAGCTGCTTTACCAGGCATGTGGCACGGGAGAATGTGCAGGATGAAGCTCACCCATCCATGGTGAgcaccccagcccagctgcatcACCCTGCCCGTGCTTCACTATGCCAGCTGCCctcaagaaaatgcaaaatgcatttttctttttgtcaaagCGCCACATCCACTGCAGAGATATTTTGTTCTCTGATACAAATGCCTTCGGGGCGCTGAGTCTGTGAGTGCTGGCAAAGGCGGGTGCCCCCAGGATCCCTCTTGGGCTCGGGAGACCCGAGGCAAGAGCACAGTGCCACCCTGTGCTCACCTCTCCTGGACCATGCTGCTTGTAACCCACATGTATGCTGGGCAGCCATCATATGGCTGAGGCCCCCACCTcaccctggggagggggagaaggatgCTGAGTGCCCCgggggctgctcctggctgctgcaagACAGAGCTGCAGGTACAGGCAGGGTAGGCAGGAGTGgccacagcagccctgcaccGTGGGTGCCATCCCGGTGTGCATCCCCGCTCACTTGCTGTCGCCTCCCGGTCCCTGGTGGTAGTAGGAGTGGAAAAGTTGCTCGTGGGCACAGACCCTCATGGCCCTGTGCGTGTGCAACAGCAGCCGAGGGAAGCGGGAGGTGAAGTACTGCACAAAGCCATCCGGGACAGAACCCAGGGCTGCCCGGACATCAGCTGGCAGCTCGTGGTAGTGATGCTTCTGCAGGAGAGAGGATGAGGTGAGCCGAGGCAGGCagtatggggggggggggggggcgcgtgcagggagctggggtggccATACCTTGTTCCTCATGGCCCGCAGGAGGTCACGGACCGAGCCCCCTTTGTAGGTGCGGAACT
This genomic window contains:
- the PLK1 gene encoding serine/threonine-protein kinase PLK1, whose translation is MMNAAGGKAARPAALTEPEPASARPVVGGKEVPKVLVDPRTRRSFVRGRFLGKGGFARCYELAEADSREVFAGKVVPKSLLVKPHQKEKMSMEIAIHRSLAHRHVVGFQGFFEDADFVYVVLELCRRRSLLELHKRRKALSEPEVRYYLRQTILGCQYLHSHRVIHRDLKLGNLFLSDDMEVKIGDFGLATKVEYDGERKKTLCGTPNYIAPEVLGKKGHSFEVDIWSIGCIMYTLLVGKPPFETSCLKETYLRIKKNDYTIPKHINPVAANLIQKMLRSDPATRPTIDELLSDEFFTSGYIPSRLPTSCLTIAPRFSIAPSGLELNGRKPLTALNKGPDSPAPENLPEKEDAARLREPGDAIDCHLADMLQQLTAVNSSKPSERLAVRQEEAEDPACIPIFWVSKWVDYSDKYGLGYQLCDNSVGVLFNDSTRLIMYNDGDSLQYIEQNSNESYFTVRSYPSALNKKITLLKYFRNYMSEHLLKAGANITPREGDELARLPYLCTWFRTRSAIILHLSNGTVQINFFQDHTKVILCPLMAAVTYIDEKRDFRTYKLSLIEEHGCCKELASRLRYARTMVEKLLSSKSGSACVKSSA